The following is a genomic window from Candidatus Rubidus massiliensis.
TTCTTCCCTCAGATTCTATTAAATAGTGAGAGACGATGATCCTAGCCAAAAAGAGTTTCGATTCATCCACAAACATTTTCATCGGCTGAACTTGAGTGAGCTTGGTATGCACAAGTGGCCCACCTTTTGGCTTTAATGTACCTGTTGTTCCTACTTCGAAGGGCCCATCTATGGTACTAAATTCGATGCCATGATCCCATGTATTCCAATTTTTTACGTCTTGCCAGATATGCCAAATATCTGTGGCTGATGCTTCGGTTTCTATTGTGTGTTTAATGATTAACATGAGTCATTCTCCTATCTAATATGTATGCATATCATATGCATGCATTCTATTTATGTCAAAATGTTTTGCATTGACAAGATTGTCTAATTTAGACTAAACTGTATATAAATAAGAGGAGCAAAGATGAACGATCTAGCTATATATTTTTCTGTGGCTCAGGCAATTAATATACTTCTCCATCCATATGGAGAGATAGTTATTCATGATCTGAAGACTGGTCAGATCGCCGCCATCTATAATAATTTCTCAAAAAGAAAAGTTGGAGATGAATCATTAATTGAAGATTTAGAAGACTATGAGAAACTGCCTGATGTTTTTCCTGTCTATTCAAAAATGAACTGGGACGGCAGGAAAATGAAATCCTCTACTGCTACCTTGCGTGATAAAAAAGGAAAACCCATTGGTCTTTTGTGCATTAATCTTGATATTTCAAAATGGGAAGAGGTTCATCATTTTCTAGGAGAATGGTTAGGAAGTGTAGGCAATCAAAATCAACCCGAGGTTCTTTTTAAAGATGATTGGAAAGAAAAAATTAATGCCTATGTTTCTGAATTTTTGAAAAGAGAAGGAGCATCGCTTAAGGCTTTAAGCAAAGAAAAAAAACGAGAGCTGATTAAGGCCCTTCATCAAGAAGGGGCCTTTAAAGCTAAAAATGCTGCGTCTTATGTGGCTGACGTTCTCGATCTCTCACGCGCTACAATATATAACTATTTGAGGTAATGGATGAAAATTCCCGATTTTAAATTAGAAGAATTTTGGAAAAAATATGAGTTCTCAGCTCCCTATTTATTATGTCCATCGGATGTGGAAACTTGGAGCCTCAAAGAACTTTTGACTTTGGCTGATGCTGAATCGCGAACACTTTGGGATAATCTACATCTGGGATACACGGAAAGTCCTGGTTCACCTTTACTTCGTGAGGAAATAGCTAACCTTTATTCAACTCTTGATAAAGATCATATTCTGACTACAGCAGGTGCAGAGGAAGGAATTTATTGTAGCATGCAATCGCTCCTTTCTCCAGGTGACCATGCTATAGTCATTTCTCCCTGTTATCAATCTTTGGAGACTTTACCTAAAGTGCTGGGAGCTGAAGTTACCAGTATATCGCTTGATCCTAAGAAAAAATGGAAGCTAGACATTGAACAGCTTAATGATGCATTTCGCTCATCAACGAGACTTCTTATCCTTAATTGCCCTCACAATCCAACCGGTGCACTTTTGGATAAAGAGGTGTTTGAGACCATGATAAAACTCGCAAGAGCTAATGGTACTTACATTTTTTCAGATGAAGTCTATCGCTATCTCGAAATCGATGAGTCAAAGCGACTCCCAGCAATAGCAGATGCCTACGAAAAAGGAATAAGTCTTAATGTCATGACAAAGGCATTTGGTCTTGCAGGTTTACGCATCGGCTGGTTGGCTTCTCGTGATAAAGACTTTTTACAAGAAGTAGGGTCATATAAACTCTACACCTCAATTTGTAATAGCGCTCCAAGCGAGATTCTTGCTCTCATGGCTCTTCGAGCAAAGGATGTTATTTTAAAGAGAAATCGAGAAATTATGATGAACAATTTAGACCTTCTCGATCAATTTTTTGAACGTTATCCCTCTTCTTTTGCGTGGAATTGTCCGGAAAGTGGTACAATGGCATTCCCAGAACTTCTTTTACCTATACCCATAGATTGGTTCATTGAAAAACTAGTTGAAGAAGCCGGCATACTCATTATGCCAGGAAGTGTTTTCGATTTTCCTGGAAATTTCTTTCGCATTGGATTTGGTCGTAAGAACATGCCAGAAGTACTTAAACGTTTTGAACAATACTTAAAAAGCCATGCAAATATACACTAAAGAGCAAATCGAAAAAGCGATCGATATACCTTATTTGATTGCAGAAATTGAGAAAGGACTGACTCTCTATTCAAAAGAAAAAGCAATCATAGCCCCATCAAGCTTTTTGCATTTTAAAAATCCTCCTGGCGATGTTCATATCAAATCAGGAGCTATTATAGGTGAGGATCTCTATGTCGTTAAAATCGCGTCTGGATTTTACGATAATCCTAAGCTCGCATTATCTAGTAGTAATGGCCTTATGCTGCTCTTTTCCCAAAAGACCGGAGAGTTAAAAGCGATTCTTTTGGATGAAGGTCGACTAACCGATCTACGCACAGGACTTGCAGGTGCGATCGCAGCAAAGCACTTAGCTAATCATCCAATTATAAAAATTGGCATTATTGGTACAGGAATCCAGGCTAGAGAACAACTTTTTAATCTTCAATTCGTTACAGGTTGTAGAGAAGTTCTTATTTGGGGAAGAAATCCAGCTAAAGCAATGGATTTCGCTCAAGATCCACGTTTTTCTATGTTTAATATTTCTTTAGTAAGAAATGTTGAAGAGGTCGCAGAAAGCTGCAATTTAATTGTAACAGCCACTGCTTCTACCAAACCGCTACTCTTTGGTGATCAATTAAGGCCAGGTACTCATATTACAGCGGTAGGGACAGATGATTGTGGAAAACAAGAGATGGATGCCAGTGTTTTTGATAAGGCAGATTTAATCATAGTAGATAGCTTCTCTCAATGCTCGCAATATGGAGACCTTGCACATGCGAAGAATATCAAGAATACACCTATGGAGCTGGGTGCTTTCTTAGATAAACCCCAAATGCGTCATAACAATTGGATTACTGTGGCAGACCTTACAGGCATTGCTATAGAGGATCTTCAAATTGCAAAAGCTGTTTTTTCAAAGCTACTGTAGGATGAAATGAATTGCACTCTCTGCTATAACTTCTATAAATCAATAATGTTCACTGTATAGGAATACAACATATTCGAAAAATTTAATAGCGATAAGGTTTAGAATGAGGTCATTGATTGCAATTAGACATGTAGATTTTGAAGATCTAGGGAATTGGGAAGATTTTCTCTCGGAAGATTACAAGATTAAATATATTCACGCTGCTGATCAAGCGATCTCTCTACTAAGAAATGAAAATATTGATCTTTTGGTTGTACTTGGTGGACCTATAGGAGTTTATCAGGAGAAAGAATATCCCTTTATTAAAACTGAAATTGCACTATTAGAAGATCGATTGAAATCGGATTTACCTACCCTAGGAATATGTTTGGGAAGCCAATTAATAGCAAGAGCATTGGGTGCAAAGGTATATCCTAATCATACCAAAGAAATTGGCTGGCAACCTTTAAATCTAACTGAGAAAGGTAAAAGTGGCTGTATACGTTATTTAGATTCTAAATATACATCTATGTTTCATTGGCATGGTGATACTTTTGATTTACCACCTGGAACGGATCTATTAGCCTCTACTAACAACTGCAAGAATCAAATTTTTGCTTTTAGAAAAAATGTGCTTGCATTCCAATGTCACCCAGAAATTTCAGCTCAACACTTAGAAAAGTGGTGGATAGGTCATACAGCTGAATTATCTCATAATCATCTTTCAGTTAATGACTTACGTGATCAAAGTACAAAACTAGCTCCGCAACTTCAGAAGCAATCACTCCAATTTATACAAGCATGGATAGATAGTATTAAAGAAAAGACTATATCTGCATCTCTTGAGGCAGAGAAGTCATGAACAATTCACTCTTTTCTCATGAAGCGTTGTCTCTAAATGGAAGTAAGAAACTTGTTTATACAGCC
Proteins encoded in this region:
- a CDS encoding Polyketide cyclase / dehydrase and lipid transport translates to MLIIKHTIETEASATDIWHIWQDVKNWNTWDHGIEFSTIDGPFEVGTTGTLKPKGGPLVHTKLTQVQPMKMFVDESKLFLARIIVSHYLIESEGRRLVTHQIEMTGPLAFMFAYLIGRTMKKNLPQEMEAMIKKAENLSKTKNF
- a CDS encoding YheO-like PAS domain protein; amino-acid sequence: MNDLAIYFSVAQAINILLHPYGEIVIHDLKTGQIAAIYNNFSKRKVGDESLIEDLEDYEKLPDVFPVYSKMNWDGRKMKSSTATLRDKKGKPIGLLCINLDISKWEEVHHFLGEWLGSVGNQNQPEVLFKDDWKEKINAYVSEFLKREGASLKALSKEKKRELIKALHQEGAFKAKNAASYVADVLDLSRATIYNYLR
- the aspC_2 gene encoding Aspartate aminotransferase; the protein is MKIPDFKLEEFWKKYEFSAPYLLCPSDVETWSLKELLTLADAESRTLWDNLHLGYTESPGSPLLREEIANLYSTLDKDHILTTAGAEEGIYCSMQSLLSPGDHAIVISPCYQSLETLPKVLGAEVTSISLDPKKKWKLDIEQLNDAFRSSTRLLILNCPHNPTGALLDKEVFETMIKLARANGTYIFSDEVYRYLEIDESKRLPAIADAYEKGISLNVMTKAFGLAGLRIGWLASRDKDFLQEVGSYKLYTSICNSAPSEILALMALRAKDVILKRNREIMMNNLDLLDQFFERYPSSFAWNCPESGTMAFPELLLPIPIDWFIEKLVEEAGILIMPGSVFDFPGNFFRIGFGRKNMPEVLKRFEQYLKSHANIH
- a CDS encoding ornithine cyclodeaminase, encoding MQIYTKEQIEKAIDIPYLIAEIEKGLTLYSKEKAIIAPSSFLHFKNPPGDVHIKSGAIIGEDLYVVKIASGFYDNPKLALSSSNGLMLLFSQKTGELKAILLDEGRLTDLRTGLAGAIAAKHLANHPIIKIGIIGTGIQAREQLFNLQFVTGCREVLIWGRNPAKAMDFAQDPRFSMFNISLVRNVEEVAESCNLIVTATASTKPLLFGDQLRPGTHITAVGTDDCGKQEMDASVFDKADLIIVDSFSQCSQYGDLAHAKNIKNTPMELGAFLDKPQMRHNNWITVADLTGIAIEDLQIAKAVFSKLL
- a CDS encoding glutamine amidotransferase — encoded protein: MRSLIAIRHVDFEDLGNWEDFLSEDYKIKYIHAADQAISLLRNENIDLLVVLGGPIGVYQEKEYPFIKTEIALLEDRLKSDLPTLGICLGSQLIARALGAKVYPNHTKEIGWQPLNLTEKGKSGCIRYLDSKYTSMFHWHGDTFDLPPGTDLLASTNNCKNQIFAFRKNVLAFQCHPEISAQHLEKWWIGHTAELSHNHLSVNDLRDQSTKLAPQLQKQSLQFIQAWIDSIKEKTISASLEAEKS